Proteins from a single region of Serinus canaria isolate serCan28SL12 chromosome 28, serCan2020, whole genome shotgun sequence:
- the MYDGF gene encoding myeloid-derived growth factor: MAAPSGRSGGLAWAALVPAALLCLAARAAAGPGTASDAAQSTAEFDVRPGGEVHSFSRSLGDYSCSFTYSAQGGTNEQWQMTVGVSEDSALFSCSIWRPQGKSYLFFTQFKAEVKGAKIEYAMAYSQAAAGALNDIPLKQEEFGITETAVSHTEGKFRFELSKLMIVAKTPRDEL, encoded by the exons ATGGCGGCGCCCAGCGGGAGGAGCGGCGGGCTCGCGTGGGCCGCGCTGGTGCCCGcggccctgctgtgcctggcgGCTCGCGCGGCCGCGGGACCGGGCACGGCCTCGGACGCGGCCCAGAGCACCGCCGAGTTCGACGTGCGGCCCGGCGGGGAGGTTCATTCCTTCTCCCGGAGCCTG GGGGATTACAGCTGCTCCTTCACCTACTCGGCCCAGGGCGGCACCAACGag CAGTGGCAGATGACGGTCGGAGTGAGCGAGGACAGCGccctcttctcctgctccatctgGAG GCCCCAAGGGAAGTCTTATCTCTTCTTTACCCAGTTTAAAGCCGAAGTGAAAGGAGCCAAGATAGAGTATGCCATGGCTTAT tctcaggctgctgcaggtgccctGAACGACATCCCCTTAAagcaggaggagtttgggatcACTGAAACAGCAG tgtCTCACACGGAAGGCAAGTTCCGTTTCGAGCTGTCCAAGCTGATGATCGTGGCCAAAACCCCCCGTGACGAGCTGTGA
- the TNFAIP8L1 gene encoding tumor necrosis factor alpha-induced protein 8-like protein 1 isoform X3: MDTFSTKNLALQAQKKLLSKMATKTIANAFIDDTSSEILDELYRATKEYTHNRKEAQKIIKNLIKIVMKLGVLYRNGQFSPEELLVMERFRKKVHTLAMTAVSFHQIDFTFDRRVMSGVLTECRDLLHQAVNGHLTAKSHSRINHVFNHFADYEFLSALYGPAEPYRTHLQRICEGLNKMLEEESI, encoded by the coding sequence ATGGACACCTTCAGCACCAAGAACTTGGCCCTGCAGGCCCAGAAGAAGCTCCTGAGCAAAATGGCCACCAAGACCATCGCCAACGCCTTCATCGACGACACCAGCAGCGAGATCCTGGACGAGCTGTACCGGGCCACCAAGGAGTACACCCACAACCGCAAGGAGGCCCAGAAGATCATCAAGAACCTCATCAAGATCGTGATGAAGCTGGGGGTCCTCTACCGCAACGGGCAGTTCAGCCccgaggagctgctggtgatgGAGCGCTTCCGCAAGAAGGTTCACACCTTGGCCATGACGGCCGTCAGCTTCCACCAGATAGACTTCACCTTCGACCGCAGGGTCATGTCCGGCGTGCTGACCGAGTGCCGGGACCTGCTGCACCAGGCGGTCAACGGGCACCTGACGGCCAAGTCCCACTCGCGCATCAACCACGTCTTCAACCACTTTGCGGACTACGAGTTCCTGTCGGCGCTGTACGGCCCGGCCGAGCCCTACCGCACCCACCTGCAGAGGATCTGCGAGGGGCTCAACAagatgctggaggaggagagcatCTGA
- the TNFAIP8L1 gene encoding tumor necrosis factor alpha-induced protein 8-like protein 1 isoform X2, translated as MGQESFLHREEGGVSPRRDARMEGHRQCSEMDTFSTKNLALQAQKKLLSKMATKTIANAFIDDTSSEILDELYRATKEYTHNRKEAQKIIKNLIKIVMKLGVLYRNGQFSPEELLVMERFRKKVHTLAMTAVSFHQIDFTFDRRVMSGVLTECRDLLHQAVNGHLTAKSHSRINHVFNHFADYEFLSALYGPAEPYRTHLQRICEGLNKMLEEESI; from the exons ATGGGGCAAGAGTCCTTCCTGCACCGGGAGGAGGGAGGTGTCAGTCCCAGGAGGGACGCCAGGATGGAGGGTCACAGGCAGTGCTCAG AGATGGACACCTTCAGCACCAAGAACTTGGCCCTGCAGGCCCAGAAGAAGCTCCTGAGCAAAATGGCCACCAAGACCATCGCCAACGCCTTCATCGACGACACCAGCAGCGAGATCCTGGACGAGCTGTACCGGGCCACCAAGGAGTACACCCACAACCGCAAGGAGGCCCAGAAGATCATCAAGAACCTCATCAAGATCGTGATGAAGCTGGGGGTCCTCTACCGCAACGGGCAGTTCAGCCccgaggagctgctggtgatgGAGCGCTTCCGCAAGAAGGTTCACACCTTGGCCATGACGGCCGTCAGCTTCCACCAGATAGACTTCACCTTCGACCGCAGGGTCATGTCCGGCGTGCTGACCGAGTGCCGGGACCTGCTGCACCAGGCGGTCAACGGGCACCTGACGGCCAAGTCCCACTCGCGCATCAACCACGTCTTCAACCACTTTGCGGACTACGAGTTCCTGTCGGCGCTGTACGGCCCGGCCGAGCCCTACCGCACCCACCTGCAGAGGATCTGCGAGGGGCTCAACAagatgctggaggaggagagcatCTGA